One region of Quercus lobata isolate SW786 chromosome 2, ValleyOak3.0 Primary Assembly, whole genome shotgun sequence genomic DNA includes:
- the LOC115975019 gene encoding putative laccase-9, which produces MNFQNKECLLNFIGFLFLVAQCLSMVEGEVHYYEFVLAEKNFTKLCNTTSKLVVNGSIPGPVIRVHKGDTVYVNVHNQGYYGVTIHWHGVKQPRNPWSDGPEYITQCPIEPGSNFTYEVIFSTEEGTLWWHAHSDWTRVYVHGAIVILPTIGTTYPFPKPDDEDIIILGSLYSGNLTAELDYALIYGDDLPHSIGYTINGEPGDLCPCSKETTYRRVVDHGKTYLLRLVNSVVAANMFFAIAEHNLTIVGMDASYIKPITTSYIMIAAGQTMDILLTTNQTLGHYYIAARQFWSQEVDLTNFDLFNVTAIIEYRGNYTIPLSPSFPSTLPDYKDSRQVIKFSKLLRSLASKDHPVNVPLNITTRMYITVSMAEIECKNTTCIATGEEIILATSVNSISWNNPVPTDVLLAYYRNITGVYTTDFPDQPLNYYNFTADELPEALAMADLGSKVKVLNYNEAVEVVFQGTNILGAGYHPMHLHGHSFYVVGSGYGNYNNDTDPKKFNLVDPVAVNTFGVPKNGWLAIRFVANNPGVWFWHCHVDRHMTWGMAAVFIVKNGGTAETSIRKPPPHLPPCNVPLESRVQNNDGSDGKENQTIFI; this is translated from the exons ATGAATTTCCAGAACAAAGAATGTCTGTTGAACTTTATTGGCTTTCTGTTTCTTGTTGCACAGTGTCTTTCCATGGTCGAAGGAGAGGTCCATTACTATGAATTTGTT CTTGCAGAGAAAAACTTCACGAAGCTGTGTAACACAACAAGTAAGTTAGTTGTAAATGGTAGTATTCCAGGGCCAGTAATACGGGTACACAAAGGAGACACAGTATATGTCAATGTTCATAATCAAGGTTATTATGGGGTGACCATTCATTG GCATGGTGTAAAGCAACCAAGAAATCCATGGTCAGATGGCCCAGAATACATCACACAATGTCCTATTGAACCAGGATCAAACTTCACATATGAGGTCATATTTTCCACTGAAGAGGGAACACTCTGGTGGCACGCACATAGTGATTGGACACGAGTCTATGTTCATGGTGCCATTGTTATCTTGCCTACTATTGGAACAACTTATCCATTTCCCAAACCGGATGATGAGGATATAATCATTCTTG GTTCATTGTACAGTGGAAATTTAACAGCCGAATTGGATTACGCCCTAATATATGGCGATGATCTGCCACACTCTATTGGTTACACCATAAACGGCGAACCAGGTGATTTGTGTCCATGCTCCAAAG AAACAACATACCGTCGGGTGGTTGATCACGGCAAGACCTATCTTCTTCGTCTAGTCAACTCAGTTGTGGCAGCAAATATGTTCTTTGCAATAGCTGAACACAACCTCACAATTGTTGGAATGGATGCAAGTTATATCAAACCTATAACTACTAGTTACATAATGATAGCCGCAGGACAAACCATGGATATTCTACTCACAACAAATCAGACTCTTGGCCATTATTATATAGCTGCTCGACAATTCTGGAGCCAAGAGGTGGATCTTACAAATTTTGACCTATTCAATGTCACCGCGATCATCGAATACAGAGGAAACTACACTATTCCATTATCTCCTTCCTTTCCAAGTACACTTCCCGATTACAAAGACTCAAGACAAGTCATAAAATTCTCAAAACTTCTTAGGAGCTTAGCAAGCAAAGACCATCCCGTAAATGTCCCCTTAAACATAACCACCAGAATGTATATTACAGTTTCCATGGCAGAAATTGAATGTAAAAATACCACATGTATAGCAACCGGTGAAGAAATTATATTAGCTACAAGTGTGAATAGCATAAGTTGGAATAACCCAGTTCCTACTGATGTACTGCTTGCTTACTACAG GAATATTACTGGGGTTTACACTACGGATTTCCCAGACCAACCCCTTAATTATTATAACTTTACAGCTGACGAACTTCCAGAAGCTCTGGCAATGGCAGACCTTGGGTCCAAGGTGAAGGTGTTGAATTATAATGAAGCAGTTGAGGTTGTTTTTCAAGGTACCAATATACTGGGCGCTGGGTATCATCCAATGCATTTGCACGGGCATAGCTTTTACGTGGTTGGAAGTGGTTATGGAAATTATAACAATGACACcgacccaaaaaaatttaatttggttGATCCAGTCGCAGTTAATACCTTCGGTGTGCCTAAGAATGGATGGCTTGCCATCAGATTTGTAGCAAACAATCCAG GTGTGTGGTTTTGGCATTGTCATGTAGATAGACATATGACCTGGGGTATGGCTGCTGTTTTTATCGTAAAAAATGGAGGCACTGCTGAGACAAGTATCCGCAAACCTCCTCCTCACTTGCCTCCATGTAATGTTCCCTTAGAATCGCGGGTCCAAAACAATGATGGATCAGAcggaaaagaaaatcaaacaatttttatctaa